The nucleotide window ACCTCGAACGCAAGCCTCACCGCAAGATCCTCCTCTGCACACGCGCCCTGCCGAAGGCGTCCCGGCGCGAGCGCAGGATCAACCCCGCCAGAAGGACCCCTGCCGAGATCCCGAAAGCCAGAACGCAAAACTTCCTGCCGGCCCCCTCTCTACCCGGAGGTTCTCTCCTGCAACGCGAAGATTCCCTCCGGTCTAAAGCATCCAGGACAGCCTCGGCGGTCATGGGCAGGTCGGTCACGTTGATCCCTAAAGAATGCAGGGCGTTGCCCAAAGCGGGAGGGACCGGCGGCAGCGCGGTCTCTCCGAGACCGTGCACCTCGGCCCCCTCGCGCTCTACCAGCTCGTGGGTGAACACATCGGGCAGGTCATCCGCGGCCGGCAAGCAGTAATCGGAGAGGTTGGCGTTGCTCACCTGCCCCTCCGAGAAGGAGATGCTCTCGAAGAGCGCCGTCCCGAGCCCCATTATCATGGAGCCTTCGTTCTGCAGCTCCGCCCCCGGCCGGTTCACCACCCTGCCAGCGTACACCGGCGCGTGCAGCCTCTTCACCCGGAACTTCCCCGTCTCCTCGTCCACCTCTACTTCGGCCGCGGCGGCCCCCTGGTGCCAGTGCGAGGAGGCCACTCCCTGTCCGGTGTCCGGATCAAGCCCTCCCTCGTCCGCCACCTCGCCGAATCCGCGCCGCCCGTTCTTCTTCAGATCCTCCACGGCCTTCTCGAGGGCCCGTCCCATCATGTGCGTCGAGCGGCTGGAGGTGGTACGGGTGTCGTACGGTACGGCGTCCGTGTCTGGGTCGGGGAAGCTTATCCTCTCCACCTCGGCTCCGAGGAGGTCGGCGGCCATCAGCCGGATGGCCCGCTTCGCTCCCTGCCCCATCTCGGCTGTGGCGCAGTAGATGGTGTAGTTCCCTTCGCCGTCGTGTTCCACGGCGATCGAAGCCCGGCTCGGGGTCTGCATGCCCTTGAGCATCACGCACAGGCCCTTGCCGCGTCGTCCCTCCCGCCAGCCCACCGCATCCGCCGCTTTCCGCAACAGTTCCTCGAAATGGACATCGTGCATGACCTCGCCGGTGCAGTAGCGATCGCCATTCCGGATGATGTTCTTCAACCTCAGCTCGAGCGGGTCCATCCCCAGACGCTCCGCGAGCAGGTCCATCGTCCGCTCGGAGGCCCAGGTGCACTGCATCTGACCGTAGCCCCGGTAAGCGCCGTTGGGCGGCAGGTTGGTATAGACGGCGCGGGAGTCGACCCATACGTTGGGTATGCGGTAGGGACCGGGAGAGGCGAATCCCATCTTCTGGGCTACCCCGGGTCCGCAGTCGGCGTAAGCGCCGGTGTCGGCCCAGCACTCCACCTGCTTGGCCACCAGCGTCCCGTCGCGCTTCGCACCCAGCCTGACCCTGATGGTGGATGGATGGCGGTTGAGGGTGAGCCACTCCTCGTCACGCTCCAGTACCAGCTTGACGGGGCGGCCCGCCTTGCGCGCCAGACAGGCGGCGATGGCCTCCAGCCGCACGAAGGTCTTGGCCCCGAAGGACCCGCCCATCGGGGGGCAGACGATGCGCACCTGCTCCTCCGGGATGCCGAACAGCCCGGCCAGATCCATGCGGGTGTTAAACGGCGTCTGCGATCCGGTCCAGACCTCGAGCCGACCATCGCTCCAGCGCGCGAGCGCCGCATGGGGTTCCATCGGGGCGTGCTGGGCGCCCGCGGTGGTGTAGGTCTCCTCTACGACTACATCTGCCTCCTCGAAACCCTTTCGCACGTCCCCGTGCCGGATGCGGAAGCGGTGGCAGACGTTGGTGCCCGGCTGGGGCCGCAACCCGAAGTAAGCCGCGTCGTTGTCGGAGATCGCGATCTCCTCGTGGATCAGTGGAGCCCCCTCCTCGGCGGCTTCCACGGCGTCGAAGACGGCCGGGAGCTCCTCGTAGTCCACCTCGATCAGATCCAGCACTTCCCCGGCTCGCTCCACGCTGGGGGCGGCA belongs to Rubrobacter naiadicus and includes:
- a CDS encoding xanthine dehydrogenase family protein molybdopterin-binding subunit — its product is MSDPRVTGQTRYSRDVEIEGMLHARILRSPHPHARVLRVDASAVPDDVVVLVPGDVRELNRYGCQIKDQTVLALDKARYAGDPVAAVAAPSVERAGEVLDLIEVDYEELPAVFDAVEAAEEGAPLIHEEIAISDNDAAYFGLRPQPGTNVCHRFRIRHGDVRKGFEEADVVVEETYTTAGAQHAPMEPHAALARWSDGRLEVWTGSQTPFNTRMDLAGLFGIPEEQVRIVCPPMGGSFGAKTFVRLEAIAACLARKAGRPVKLVLERDEEWLTLNRHPSTIRVRLGAKRDGTLVAKQVECWADTGAYADCGPGVAQKMGFASPGPYRIPNVWVDSRAVYTNLPPNGAYRGYGQMQCTWASERTMDLLAERLGMDPLELRLKNIIRNGDRYCTGEVMHDVHFEELLRKAADAVGWREGRRGKGLCVMLKGMQTPSRASIAVEHDGEGNYTIYCATAEMGQGAKRAIRLMAADLLGAEVERISFPDPDTDAVPYDTRTTSSRSTHMMGRALEKAVEDLKKNGRRGFGEVADEGGLDPDTGQGVASSHWHQGAAAAEVEVDEETGKFRVKRLHAPVYAGRVVNRPGAELQNEGSMIMGLGTALFESISFSEGQVSNANLSDYCLPAADDLPDVFTHELVEREGAEVHGLGETALPPVPPALGNALHSLGINVTDLPMTAEAVLDALDRRESSRCRREPPGREGAGRKFCVLAFGISAGVLLAGLILRSRRDAFGRARVQRRILR